GCGCTGCTCGCGCTGCGCTTCCTCGTCTGATGCCCTGCGGCTGAGGGCCTACGGCGTCGCGGGGTCGAAGAGCGAGCTCGCCCAGCCCATGCGCTCGTGGCCGCGGGTGTTCCACTGCGGGTTCTTCCCGCCCACCACCGTGCTGTCCGCGAAGTCGGGCGCGCCGGAGCCCGAGCCGCTGCCGGTGAAGATGCTCACCCCGATGGTGCCGCCGTAGAAGGTGGGGTGCGTGTCGTCCGACTGCAGGTAGTCGAAGCTGGTGCTCGCGTTGGCGAAGTGCGTGTTCGCATCGCGCACGGTGGAGCGCAGCGCCACGGTGACGCGCTGCACGTACGCGTCCTCCGTCTCACCCGAGTGGTAGCGCAGCGCGTCCGAGTCCACCTGGCCGTCGCCGTTGCTGTCGTAGTCGGCGCCCATCCACTCGGCGAACATGTCCGCGCACTTGAAGCCGTAGCGCTCGGCGAGGTTGCAGGTGCGCCAGTTGCTGCGCGCGATGTAGGGCATGAACTTCTGCTGCTTGTTCACGCTGGCGCCGCTCGCGTCCTTGCAGGCGAGCGTGGTGTTGTCCGCCGCGTAGCCCGGGTAGTACAGGTTCATCACCACCTTCACCTTCGCCGTGGTGGCGTAGGTGTTGATGGCCTGCATCGCCCGCTCGGTGTAGCTCGCGCAGTTGGCCAGCGCCGTGTCCAGCACCGCGAAGTTGCAGGTGCCGCTCTGGCCGTTCAGGTTGCTGCGCGCCTGCAGGTAGTCGTTGCCGCACATCTCGAACTGCACCACGCGCGTGCTGGTGGCCTGCATGTACGAGCGCTCGGCGACGATCTTGTTGTTGTAGATGTCGTCCGCCTTCGCCCCGCTCTTGGTGCGGCGGATGACCTCGATGTTCGCGTTCCACTTCTGCGCGAGGTACTCGCCGTCCACCAGCGGCCCCGCGCGCTTGGCCACGCTGCTGAGGCTGCCGGTGTAGCCGGCGTAGATGGAGTCGCCGTACGCCACCACGCGGTACTTCTGCGTGGCGCCCGTGCGGTTGATGGTCCAGGACGTGTTCTGGGTGAGGGTGTTCGCGGACGCAGCGGTGGGCAGCAACAGCGCAACAAGTGCCAGACCGCTCAGGGCGGATACCAGGCAACGGAGCATGACGCCTCCAGGGGACTGCGGGGGAGGCGGCAAGGCTAGCGGCGCCCGCACGGGTGATTGACAGGGGAGTCAGCCGCGCGCGGTCGCTACTGCACATTGACGCACTGCGACTCTGTTCGCCCGCATACGTGGGGCACGGGTCCCAGAGTGCCCCAGATGCAACCCGATTGCATCAAGCCCCGCCCCGGCTTCAGGGCTGCGCCGGAAGCGAGTACTCGAAGCGGTAGCGGTGCGCGCCCTGCTCGATCTGGATCTCCATCCGGCCGCTCAGCCCGGTGAGCTCCCCGGTGCCCGAGTCGGGCACCACGGTGATGGTGAGCTGCGGCGCGCCCCGGTTCATCAGGCCGCTGTGCTGCAGGGCGAAGCTCCCCTTGCGGCCCGCGAGCGTGCCCGTCACACGCTCCAGCGCGACGTAGCCCGCCGAGCCCTCCACGTCCGAGCGCACCGCGAGCATCTGGCCCTGGCTCGTGGCCTCGAGCTCGCCGTGGAACTGCTTGTCCAGCCGCATCCGCCCCACGGCCGAGGCCTCGGTGCCGGGCTCGGGCGCCTGCGGGGTGAGTTTCACGTCGAAGGGGCCGCTGGCGTGCAGGGTCGGGGCTGCGGGCGTCGGGGAGGTGGTCATCGGGGACTCCGGTGTCGAGGGAGAGGCGTGACGGGCGTCGTGGGCGCAGCCCCCCAGCGCGAGGGCGCAGGCTGCCATGAGGAGGGCGCCGCGTCCTGGGCGCAGAGGCTGGTTCGGGGAGGCGGCTGGGTTCATTGCGGGCTCCAGTGGGTTCGTCGGTGGAGCCAGCACCTCAGCGCGTCGCGCGCGCGATGGATTGCAAAAACGCGACGGGGCCGGACAATGCGGCCGGATGAGCCGCCCCCGTCTCGATGCGCCCCGCGGGGTGCTGCAGCGCCCCGCCCCTCCGGGACGCGTGGTGCACGAGCGCTTTGCGCCCGCTCCCGCGCTCGAACCCTACGTGCAGCACTTCTGGACCGTGCGCTGGGACCTGCGCGGCGAGCGCCCCGTGTGCGCCGAGACCCTGCCCCATCCCTGCGTGCACCTCGTCTTCGAGCGGGGCCGTGCGCAGGTCGCGGGCGTGCAGTCGCGACGCTTCCGCCGCGAGCTGCGCGGCCAGGACCGCGTCTTCGGGGTGAAGTTCCGCCCCGCGGCCTTCCAGCCACTGCTGCGCGCGCCCGTCTCCAGCCTCACGGACCGCACGGTGTCACTGCGCCAGGTGCTCGGTCCCTCGAGCGATGCGCTGCGCGAGGTCGTGCTCGCCGAGCCGGACGTGCGGGCGTGCGCGGCGCTCGTGCAAGACTTCCTGGCTCCGCGCCTGCCGCCGCTCTCTGCGCCGCTGCAGCTGCTGCGCGACCTGGTGGAGCGGCTCGCCGCGGACCCGAGTCTCGTCCGGGTGGAGCAGGTGGTGGAGCTCTCCGGGCTCTCGCTGCGGGCGCTGCAGCGCGGCTTTCGCGCCGCCGTCGGAGTCAGCCCCAAGTGGGTGCTCAAGCGCTACCGGCTGCACGAGGCCGCGGAGCAGCTCGCACGCACGCCCGCGCCCGAGCTCGCGGACCTCGCGCTGCAGCTCGGTTACTTCGATCAGTCGCACTTCATCCGCGACTTCAAGGCGCTGGTGGGGCAGCCGCCCGGCGCCTACGCGGCCGCGGCGACCGCTGCGCGCCGCCTCCCGTCGGAGCGCTGAAGCGCCCGTGCGCAGCGGCATCGCTCGACGCGCAGCCGGCGCCTCACGCGCGGGCGTGGACACGCGAGAGTGGCGCGCGGCCCACGGCCTCGAGAAGGAGAGGCCGGGGAGGGGACGAGGCTTCTCCGGGTGGGAAAAGCCGTCCACGACGCGCGGGACTGCTGTCCCGAAAGGAGACGCCCCTCCCGGGCGCGGACCGGCGCGCGATGCAAAAACGTAAAATCCTATTTTACGCATTTGCGCGCCGCGGCTGTCGGCTCCGGAGGGGGCCGCACGAGGAGTGAAGCGCGGCTCGGTGCCTCGAGGCTGGCCCGTAGAACGGACGTTTCGCTTCACGCCGAGGCGGGGCGGCGGGGTGTGGAAGGAAGCTTCGTTCAGGACGGCGCGAAGGTGAGCCGTCTCGCCCGCGCGCGAACGTGTCACCCCTGAGCGATGCGTGCCGGCAGCGCCCCACCGAGAGCGGCCGTAGCGCTCCGCCACCCTTCCGGTCCTGGTGCTCCCACAGGCCAGCCCGCGACAACGGACAGCGCGGGGAAGGCCTGGCGTCCTGAGAGGCCTGCGGCCACCCACTACTGCGCGGGAGCGCCTGCCGGTGCCGAGTCCGTCCGGGGCGCAGCCGGCTTCCCCTTCTTCGCCGGCGCGGACGCGGCAGGCGCCTCCAAGAGCGGCGCGAGCGCGGGCCACACATGGTCGCGCAACTTGGGCTGCGCGGCGGCCACCGGGTGGATGCCATCCGCCTGGAAGGCGCTGCGGTCCTGCGCGATGGGCTCGAGGAGGAAGGGCAGCAGCGGCACGCCGTTGTCCCGGGCCACGGTCTGGTAGTTCTGCGCGAAGCCCTCGGTGAAGGCGCGGCCGAAGTTCGGAGGCAGCCGGATGCCCACCAGGAGCACCCGCGCCCCCGCGCCCTTCGCCGCCTTCACCATGCGGTCCAGGTTCGCGCGCATCTGCTCGAGTGGCAGGCCGCGCAGGCCGTCGTTCCCGCCCAGCTCCAGCACCACCACCTGCGGATGGGTGCGCGCGAGCTCCGCGGCGATGCGCGCTGCACCTCCTGCCGTGGTCTCACCGCTGACGCTCGCATTCACGAGCCGCCAGCCGGGCTTCTCCTTCGCGAGGCGCTCGGCCGTCAGCGCCACCCAGCCCTCCGAGGCGGCGAGGCCGTAGCCCGCGGAGAGCGAGTCTCCGAACACCAGCACCGTGCGCTGGGGCTCGGCCGCCTGGGCGCCAGCCGCCGCGAGCAGCAGCAGCAGCCCCAGCGCGAACGCACGTTGAGAACCGCCCGGTCTTCCTGCATATCGAAGCATGTCCATGGTCGATAACACCTCCACCGCCGGCGCGCCCGTGCGAGTCCCCGCTGCGCACGTGCCGGCCCTCGAGGTGCGCGGGCTGGGCAAGCGGGTCCCCCTGCCGAGCGGCGCGCTCACCATCCTGGAGGACGTGGGCTTTCGCATCGAGCACGGGGACACGGTGGCCATCGTGGGCGCCTCGGGCTCGGGCAAGAGCACCCTGCTGTCCCTGGTCGCGGGGCTGGACCTGCCCACCGACGGCAGCGTGCTCCTGGACGGAGAGCCCCTGTCCTCACTGGACGAGGACGGGCGCGCCCGGGTGCGCGGCGAGAAGGTGGGCTTCGTGTTCCAGAGCTTCCAGCTGCTGCCCTCGCTCACCGCGCTGGAGAACGTGATGCTCCCCCTGGAGCTGCGCGGGGACGCGCAGGTGGAGGCGCCGGCGCGCGCCATCCTGGAGAAGGTGGGGTTGGGAGAGCGCCTCGGGCACTACCCGCGCCAGCTGTCCGGCGGCGAGCAGCAGCGGGTGGCGCTCGCGCGCGCCTTCGTCACCCGGCCCGCGCTGCTCTTCGCGGACGAGCCCACCGGCAACCTGGACACGCACACGGGCGAGAGCATCATCGCACTGCTCTTCGCGCTGAATGCGGACGCGGGCACCACCTTGGTGCTCGTCACCCACGACGAGCACCTCGCGCGCCGCTGCGGCCGGCTCCTGCGGCTGGACGGCGGGCGGCTCGTGCACGACGGGAGCCCCGCGCGGTGAGGGCCCTGCGCATGGCGGGGCGCCAGCTGCGGCGCGACCTGCGGGCAGGCGAGGTGCGCATCCTCTTCGCCGCCGTGGTGCTCGCAGTGCTGGCCATCTCCGCGGTGGGCTTCGTCACCGAGCGGGCGGAGCGTGCGCTCTCGCGCGAGGCGAACCGGATGCTGGGCGGCGACGTGGTGCTGCGCGCGGACGCGCCCCTCGAGGGCCCCTTGCGCGACGCGGCGCGGGCCCCCGGCCTGCAGAGCGCGGAGACGCGCGAGCTGCAGAGCATGGTGCGGGTCGAGGGGCGGGAGGGCGCGCTGCGCCTCGGCGAGCTGCGTGCCCTGGGCGCGGGCTTCCCCTTGCGAGGCGCCTTCCGCCTGCAGGAGAGCGCCAAGGGCCCCGAGCGCAGCGAGCCGGGCATCCCCGCGCGCGGCACGGTGTGGCTGGGGCGCGCGGGCGCGGAGACGCTGGGCGCGCACGTGGGCGACACGCTGGTGCTCGGAGACCTGCCACTGCGGCTCACCGCGCTGGTGGCCCAGGAGCCGGACGCCTCGCTCGACCTCTTCGACTTCGCGCCCAAGGTGTTCCTCAACCTCGAGGACCTGCAGGCCACGGGGCTGGTGCAGGAGGGCAGCCGCATCCGCTACCGGCTGGTGGTGGCAGGGGAACCGCAGGCCGTGGCGCGCTTCACCGCGGCCGCACGCGCGGGGCTGCAGCGCGGGCAGCGCGTGGAGACGGCGCGCGACGCGCAGCCCCAGGTGCGCACCACGCTGGACCGCGCGGGGCGCTTCCTCGGGCTCTCGGCGATGGTGGCCGTGGTGCTCGCGGCGGTGGCGGTGGCCATGGCCGCGCGCCGCCACGCCGAGCGCCACCTGTCGGGCGCAGCCGTGATGCGCTGCCTCGGCGCGAGCCAGCGCACGCTGGTGGGCGTGTACGTGGGGGAGCTGCTGCTGCTGGGCCTCGTCGCCTGCAGCGCGGGCGTGGCGCTCGCCTTTGCGCTGCAGGGGGGCGTGGGCCTCCTGCTCGAGCGCGCGCTGGGGCTCTCGCTGCCCGCGGCGGGACTCGCGCCTGCGCTGCGCGGCTACGGCGTGGGGCTGGTGGTGCTGCTCGCCTTCGGAGCGCCGCCGGTGCTCTCGCTGCGCCGGGTGCCGCCCTTGCGCGTGCTGCGGCGGGACCTCGACCCCACCGAGCCCAGCGCGTGGCTCGTGGCGCTCGCGGCGCTGGGGGGCCTCGCGGCGCTCTTGTGGTGGCAGGCCGGCTCCGCGCAGCTCGCTGCGGCGATGCTCATCGGCATCGCGGCCACGCTCGCGGTGCTGGCAGCGCTCGCCTGGGCGCTCATCCACGTGCTGCGGAGGCTTCGCGGGCGGCTGCGCGGCTCCTTGCGCTACGGGCTCGCCAACGTGAGCCGGCGCGCGGGCAGCAGCGTGGCGCAGGTGGCGGCGCTGGGCCTCGGGCTGATGGCGCTCTTGCTGCTCACCTTCGTGCGCACGAGCCTCCTGGACCGCTGGCAGCGCGCGCTCACGCGCGAGGCCCCCAACCGCTTCGTCATCAACGTGCAGCAGGACCAGGCCGCGCAGGTGCACGCCTTCCTCGCGGCGCAAGGAGTCCCCGAGCCCACGCTCTACCCCATGGTGCGCGGCCGCCTCGTCGCGCACAACGGCGAGCCGGTGAAGCCGCCCGCGCAGGAGTCCGCAGAGCCGCAGGACCCGGAGCGCAGCGAGGAGGAGCAGCGCGCGCAACGGCGGGTGGACCGCGAGTTCAACCTCTCCATGGCGGACGCGCTGCGCCCTGACAACACGGTGACGGAGGGCCGCTTCTGGGACCGCAAGCCGCCTGCGAGGCCCGAGGTCTCGGTGGAAGAGCGCTTCGCGAAGTCACTGGGCTGGAAGCTCGGGGACCGCGTGGCCTTCGACATCGCGGGGCAGCGCTTCGAGGCCACCGTCACCTCCCTGCGCAAGGTGGACTGGGAGAGCTTCCGGCCCAACTTCTTCGTCGTGGCCTCGCCCGGTGCGCTCGCGGGCTATCCCGCCAGCTACATCACGGCGGTGCGCGTGCCGGCCGAGCGCCCGCGCTTCACCGCCGAGCTGGTGCAGCGCTTCCCCAACCTCTCGGTCATCGACGTGGAGGCGGCGCTCGCCCAGGCGCGCGCGACGGCGGACCAGGTGTCCACGGTGGTGCAGGCGGTGTTCGCGTTCTCGCTCGCGGCAGGGCTGCTGGTGCTGATGGCCGCGGTGAGCGCGAGCCAGGACGAGCGGCTGCTCGAGGGCGGGGTGATGCGCGTGCTGGGCGGCAGCCGGCGCCAGCTGCGCTTCGCGCAGGCCTCCGAGTTCGCGGCGCTGGGGCTGCTCGCGGGAGTGACCGCGGCGCTCGCGGCCTCGGTGCTCGCAGGCGTCATCGCCACGCGGGTGCTCGAGCTTCCGTGGGAGGCGGACTGGAAGATGGCGGCGGTAGGGGGCGCAGCCGGGATGCTCGCGGCGCTCGGCGCGGGGCTCTTCGCCACGCGCCGCGTGCTGGATGCGCCCCCGTCCGTCACCCTGCGGGAGCTGCAGGGCTAGAAGAGCACGAGCGCCGTGAAGGGCAGCCACTGGAAGCCGAACTGGTCCGTGCTCCAGCGCCCGAGGAAGGGGCCCACCGCGAACGTCGTCGCGAAGCGCAGGGGACCCACGCCAACGCTCGGCTGGAGGAAGGCGCCGATGAAGGTCGCGCCCAGGAGGCCGTCCTGGGGCCAGACCGGCGCCGAGAGGCGCAGCCCCGCGTCCAGCGCCCACCGGTGGTCGCCGCCGAAGCGCAGGGCTGCCGAGAGATGCCCGAGCTCCGCAGCCGGGCCGCTGTAGCCCGGGCTGAAGACGGTCGAGCGGCCCTCCTGCTTCGACCCCTTCGGGAAGCTGAACAGGCCCATCTGCACGCCGATCCCCGCTTCGAGCGAGAGCGCGAGCTGGTTCTCGAGTGGGATCTGCACGCCGCCGCCCACGCCGAGCAGGCCGATGATCAGCTGATAGCGGAAGGCGACCGGCACGTCCGGCGCCGCAGCCTGTTTCTCGTGGATGCGGGGGGCGGGCTCGGTGAACGGAAGCGATGCGAGGAGGAGCGCGAGAGGGAGAGCGCTGAGCATGCAGGTGTCCGTCCCCTGCGCCGCTGCGGTGCCGGCCCTGATCGCACCGGCGGTACACGGGACGCGCGGACTCTACCGCCTCCGCGCTCACCGGGAACTGCCCTGCGTGCGCTCAGCTCAGAAGCAGTCGCTCGAGCGCTGCGCGCAGCGGCTCGGGGATGGGCACGGCGCGGCGGGACTCGCGCCCGACGAACACGTGCACGAAGTAGCCGTGCGCCGCGGCCTGCGTCTCGCCCTCCTTGAAGAGGGCGATGCCGTAGGTCACCGAGCGCTGCCCCAGCTTGTCCACGCGCAGCCCTGCGCGCAGCTGGTCCGGGTAGGCGAGCGGCGCGCGGTAGCTGCAGTGCGACTCCACCACCAGGCCGATGACCGGGCCCTGGTGGATGTCGAGGCCCCCCTCGTGGATGAGGTAGTGGTTCGCGACCGTGTCGAAGTAGCTGTAGTAGGTGACGTTGTTGATGTGGCCGTAGGTGTCGTTGTCCATCCACCGGGTGGTGATGGGCAGGAAGTAGCGGTAGCGCTCGGGGGTCTCGGCGTCGCTCATGGGGCTCACCAGTAGCGCAGCGCTGCCCGGAAGAGGCGGCCGAGCACCGCGCCGTCCACCGGGCGCGGGGCGTTCTGCAGCAGGCGCTGCTGCGGGAGGGTGCCCGCGGTGAGCGCCTCCACGTCCTCGGCCGTGTAGCCCACGCCGCTCAGGCCGTTGGGGATGCCCACCGCGCGCATGAGGTGCATGAGCCGCTGCGCGAGCACCTCGCCCGCCTCCGCCGTGCCCGCGCCCTGGGCGTCCGCCCCCAGCCAGCGCGCCGCCTCGAGGTGGCGCTCGGGGCAGGCCTCGGCGGTGAAGCGGAACACGGCGGGCGCGTTGAGGATGACGGACATCCCGTGCGGAACCATCGGCCCGTCGGCCGGGTAGCCCGCAGGGCGGAAGTCGCGCACCAGGCCCGCCACCGCGTACGCCATGCCGTGCGGCGCGTGCACGCCCGCGTTGCCGAAGGCGATGCCCGCGAGCGTGGAGGCCCACATGAGCTGCTCGCGCGCCTCGGCGTCCTGCGCGTCCTTCACTGCGCGCTCGAGGTAGAGCCCCATCAGCCGCAGCGCCTCGCGGCAGCCGAGGTCGCTCCAGGGGTTCGCGCCCTGGCTCATGGGCCGCAGGGTGGGGCGCGCGGGGGCGGGGCGGCGCACGTAGGTGCGCGCGGTGAAGGACTCCAGGGCGTGACTCAGCACGTCCAGGCCGCTCGCCGCCACCACCTCGCCGGGAAGGCTCGAGGTGCAGTCTGGATCGATGAGCGCCTCGGTGGGCCGCAGCGCGGGCGAGGCGATGCCCGTCTTCGCCTCGAGCGAGAGCAGGTCGAAGATGGCGATGCCGGTGACCTCGCTGCCGGTGCCCGAGGTGGTGGGGCAGGCGAGGTGCGGGCGCAGTGGGCCGGGCACCGCGCGCCCCTCGCCCACGGGCGCGTTCACGTAGGCGAGCAGCTCGGCGGGGTGGGTGGCGTAGAGGTTCGCCGCCTTGCAGGTGTCGATGACCGAGCCGCCGCCGAGCGACACGTAACCGTCCGGCTTCACCTCCGCCGCGAAGCGCGCGGCCTCGAGGAAGGAGCGGTCGGTGGGCTCCACCTGCACCCCGGTATAGGTCACGACGTCCAGCCCCGCGGCCTGCAGTGCGCGGCGCACGGCCTCGAAGGCGGGCAGGGCGCTCACGCGCGCGTCGGAGAAGAGCGCCACGCGGCGCATCCCCAGCGCGCGGGCGCGGTCGCCCGCCTCCGCGAGGCAGCCCCGGCCGAAGGTGATGCGCGAGGCGTCGATGGTGAAGGCGCCGTCGCAGCCCTCGCCCACGGGGTGGTAGTGGCAGCAGTCCATCGCAATCCTCCGGTCGACCCAGACCACTCTATGGGACCTGGGGCCCACCGTGTCCTCCCTCTCCCTCTGGGAGGGTGCCGGGCGAAGCCGCGTCACTCTGCACGGGCGCGCCAGGACCCGGGGCAGGACGGCCGGAAACTGGCGCCGCCACAGCCTGCTGCGAGCATGTAGCGCATGAGCAACCGCCGCTACCTGCCGCGCCTGCGCTGCCGCCTCCGCCTCCAGCTGCAGGACGGAGGGCCGCTCTTCACGGCGGACCTCTCGCCCGGAGGCTTCGCGGCGGAGTTGCTGCGCGTTCCGCGTCCGGGCACCACGGTGCACGGCACGCTGCCCTTCGGTGGGCAGGAGTTCCCCTTCACGGGGCAGGTGATGTGGGCGAAGGCGGGCGAGCCCCGGCTCAACCTGCGCGGGCGCGTCGGCGTGCGCTTCACCGGCATCGCCAACGGCTACTACGAGGCCTACCAGGCAGCGGCCGTGTCGCGCAGCGTGCGCTGAGGGCTGCGGCACCGGGAGCGTCCCGCGCGGGCCGGCACTGCTCGCGCCGCAACATCCGCGGACGTCCTGCCGTCTGCTCGCCGACCGAGCGCGAGCCGCGGCGGAAGGCACCCGCACGCGGAGTCGTTACGGTCTCACACCATGCGACTGCCCTCCCTCACCATCCCCTCCGCCCTGGTCTGCCTCCTCGCCGTGTCGGCGTGCGGTGAGGGCAGCGACACGGTGAGCAGCGGCGACGACCTCAGCGGGAGCGAGCGTCCCGGCGGCAACGTCAACCGCGACGCGGGCACCGGCTCGGATGCCGGAAGCGATGCGGGCAGCGGCAAGGACGCAGGCAGCGACGCGGGCACCGGGCGCGACGCAGGCACCGATGCCGGCACGCCGCCGCCGACAGGGCAGGACGCTGGCACTCCCCCGCCACCGGCGGGCGGCGGCGTGCAGCCCTTCGGCAAGGTGTACTCGGGCAAGCTGTACCTGGGCCCGGTGGAGTGGACGGGCTCCTTCTACAACGCGTGCTCGCCGTACCCCGCGCAGGTGCAGCAGGACATGGGCGGGCTGCTGGTGGGCCTGAGCAACCTCATCCCCAACACCGCGAACCTCTGCGACGCGTGCGTGTACATCACCACCGCAGCGGGCAGGACGGCGGTGGGGCGCGTGGTGACGTACGGCGACACCACGGGCGAGGGCTACCTGGACACGAGCCGCACCCTCTACACGCAGCTCACGCAGGGCGACTCCAATCCCACGCCCAACATCACCTGGCAGGTGGCCAAGTGCCCCGAGGGCCTGCCCATGCGCTACCAGTTCCAGAACGGCAGCCACCAGGACTGGACGAGCTTCTGGGTGCGCAACCCGCGGCTGCCCATCAGCAAGGTCGAGGTGAAGAGCAGCAAGAACCCCACCTGGCAGACGCTGCGCCGCGAGACGGACGGCACCTTCAACGACGACGACGGCATCGGCCTCGGGGCCTTCTCCGTGCGCGTGACGGCGGTGGACGGCCAGCAGCACGTGGATGACTTCCCCAGCTACACGGCGGGCGCGCAGCTCTACACGGGCCAGGGCAACTTCCAGTAGCGGCGCTAGAACTTCAGGTACACGTAGGGCCGCGTCTCCACCGAGCCCAGGTGGCGGATGCCCAGGCCCACGGCGACCAGCGCCACCGCGCGCAGCGGCACCGGCAGGCGCACGAAGGCCTCCGAGAGCCTCACGCGCCACAAGAGCGGGCTCGCGTGGCTCAGCGCCGCCACCGCGAGCATCCCCCACACCCAGGGCCCCACGTTGGCGAGCCCGCCCGTGCCCTGCAGCAGCTGCCGGTAGAAGTCGCCCGCGGCGGCGAGGCTCTGCGCGCGGAACACGACGCGCGTGAGCACCACGGCGCTGAAGGTGAGCAGCATGCCTGGCACGGCCGCGAGCATCCCCTGCGCCTCGGGACGCTTCCCGCGCGCCCACCCGTACACGCGCACGAGGCACAGCAGGAGCCCGTGCACGCCGCCCCACACCGCGAAGCGCCAGTCCGAGCCGTGCCACAGCCCGCCCAGCGCCATCACCACCAGCAGGTTGAAGAGCACGCGCGGGCGGCTCACCCGGCTGCCGCCCATCGGGCGGTACAGGTAGTCGCGCAGCCAGCTGCTGAGGGTCATGTGCCAGCGGTTCCAGAACTCGAAGAGGTTCTTCGCGAGGTAGGGCCGGGCGAAGTTCTCCGGCAGCCGGAAGCCGAAGAGGGCCGCGGCCCCCAGCGCCATGTCCGAGTAGCCGCTGAAGTCGAAGTACAGCTCGAAGCTGTAGGCCACCGCCGCCACGAGGCACTCGGCGGAGGTGTAGCCGTGGGGGTTCGCGAAGACGCTGTCCACCAGCCCCGCCCCCAGCACGTCCGCCAC
This region of Aggregicoccus sp. 17bor-14 genomic DNA includes:
- a CDS encoding MBOAT family protein codes for the protein MSLQSLPFLVFLGASFALYWAVHRVRWARLGVLLLASLAFYAVWTPLPLLLLVPCCVVDHLCVRAMSATQRPGLRRALMVLAVGVNLAALCTFKYGELFRETAVRLLSPLGVGVRTEPLGLLLPLGLSFFCFQAISYVVDVYRGEASGRHSFPEHLLYLLFFPRVVAGPIVRARDLLERFRETPTLSADEGAQALFRITLGLVKKLVVADVLGAGLVDSVFANPHGYTSAECLVAAVAYSFELYFDFSGYSDMALGAAALFGFRLPENFARPYLAKNLFEFWNRWHMTLSSWLRDYLYRPMGGSRVSRPRVLFNLLVVMALGGLWHGSDWRFAVWGGVHGLLLCLVRVYGWARGKRPEAQGMLAAVPGMLLTFSAVVLTRVVFRAQSLAAAGDFYRQLLQGTGGLANVGPWVWGMLAVAALSHASPLLWRVRLSEAFVRLPVPLRAVALVAVGLGIRHLGSVETRPYVYLKF